A genomic stretch from Algoriphagus halophilus includes:
- a CDS encoding metal-dependent transcriptional regulator, whose translation MASQTEENYLKSLFNLANEAGEVNISELAHQMQVSMPTVNSMVKTLQKNGWLIYEKYKPVTLTSEGKKEAALVIRKHRLTEMFLVKKMGFGWEEVHEIAEQIEHIHSPKFFERMDEMMGHPTVDPHGSPIPDKMGRIQEVSYFTLSKCKTGQIVNLAALTNSSTEFLEFLNSRELRLGIELQVISIEPYDQSMVVSFEGHPSETLSEKVCDRLLVRLVG comes from the coding sequence ATGGCCTCTCAAACAGAAGAAAACTACTTAAAATCATTGTTCAACTTGGCAAATGAAGCTGGAGAAGTAAACATCTCAGAATTAGCCCATCAAATGCAGGTAAGTATGCCTACCGTGAATAGCATGGTAAAAACCCTTCAAAAAAACGGTTGGTTGATCTATGAGAAATACAAACCTGTTACCCTTACCTCAGAAGGAAAAAAAGAGGCGGCATTGGTCATTAGGAAACATCGCTTGACAGAAATGTTTTTGGTGAAAAAGATGGGATTTGGCTGGGAAGAAGTTCATGAAATTGCTGAACAAATCGAGCATATTCATTCTCCAAAATTTTTCGAAAGAATGGATGAAATGATGGGACATCCTACTGTTGACCCTCATGGTTCTCCCATTCCTGATAAGATGGGTAGAATTCAAGAGGTCAGTTATTTCACATTATCTAAATGCAAAACAGGCCAAATTGTAAACTTAGCAGCATTGACCAACTCCTCTACCGAATTTTTGGAGTTTTTAAATAGTAGGGAACTGAGATTAGGAATTGAACTTCAGGTGATATCCATTGAGCCTTACGATCAAAGCATGGTAGTCAGTTTTGAAGGCCATCCCTCAGAAACCTTAAGTGAAAAAGTCTGTGATCGTTTATTGGTAAGATTAGTAGGCTAA
- the arfB gene encoding alternative ribosome rescue aminoacyl-tRNA hydrolase ArfB, producing the protein MQTLRERIEKGDFLSEMNFQTSRSGGAGGQHVNKVETKVQLSFDLENSMFLTEEEKTLIREKLKNKITDEGLLQIQAQEKRSQLQNKEIAIRKFYKLIQKSLEKKKARKATKPGKGAVEKRLKSKKSQAEKKANRSWKY; encoded by the coding sequence ATGCAAACACTAAGAGAAAGAATTGAGAAAGGTGATTTTTTGTCCGAAATGAATTTTCAGACATCCAGAAGTGGTGGGGCAGGAGGTCAGCATGTCAATAAAGTGGAGACCAAAGTGCAGTTGTCCTTTGATCTGGAAAACTCCATGTTCTTGACGGAGGAGGAGAAAACCTTGATCCGGGAAAAACTGAAAAATAAAATTACTGACGAAGGTCTGCTGCAGATCCAAGCGCAGGAAAAACGTTCCCAGTTGCAAAATAAAGAGATCGCCATTCGGAAATTTTATAAACTCATCCAAAAGAGCCTAGAGAAAAAGAAAGCAAGAAAAGCCACGAAGCCAGGAAAAGGAGCCGTGGAGAAACGTCTGAAATCAAAAAAATCCCAAGCGGAGAAAAAAGCAAACAGATCCTGGAAGTATTGA
- a CDS encoding sugar phosphate isomerase/epimerase family protein, whose product MKNRREFLIKSALGVAGLVAAPAWLQGAPSLIKSYNKPNSLINGVQIGCITYSFRSMPDQSAEATLKYVTDSGLSAIELMGDPAESFAGMPSSPVNRMRMFQLMRKQRDGGELSSAEKSELDEMRAAGEAYSKEVAEWRAKADMKKFEDLRKMYKAAGVSIYAFKPSAFGKNNTDAEINYGMKAAKALGASHVTLEHPSDDAHTLKLGKMAEKNGISVGYHGHEQETFTFWDTAISQSPKNGLNLDAGHYIAAGNTDLIPLIEKQHKHILSMHTKDRQTPANGKGNLAWGSGDTPIPELLNLMKTNKYKFPATIELEYQVPEGSDAVKEVQKCVEFCEKALS is encoded by the coding sequence ATGAAAAACAGAAGAGAATTTCTCATCAAATCTGCCCTCGGTGTAGCTGGGCTTGTAGCGGCTCCCGCCTGGTTACAAGGTGCACCATCCCTCATCAAATCCTATAACAAACCGAATTCACTGATCAATGGTGTGCAGATAGGTTGCATTACCTATTCTTTTCGATCCATGCCTGATCAAAGCGCAGAAGCTACCTTGAAATATGTGACCGATTCCGGGTTGAGTGCGATAGAACTGATGGGAGATCCTGCCGAAAGTTTTGCTGGAATGCCTTCCTCTCCTGTAAATCGGATGCGAATGTTCCAGCTCATGAGAAAACAAAGAGATGGCGGAGAATTAAGCAGTGCAGAAAAATCCGAATTGGATGAAATGCGTGCTGCCGGAGAAGCATACAGCAAAGAAGTAGCTGAATGGAGAGCGAAAGCTGACATGAAAAAATTCGAGGACCTGCGCAAAATGTACAAAGCTGCAGGTGTTAGTATTTATGCCTTCAAGCCAAGTGCATTTGGTAAAAACAATACAGATGCAGAGATTAATTATGGAATGAAAGCAGCCAAAGCATTGGGAGCAAGCCATGTTACTTTAGAACATCCTTCTGATGATGCGCACACGTTAAAGCTTGGAAAAATGGCAGAGAAAAACGGGATTTCTGTGGGCTATCATGGCCATGAACAGGAAACGTTTACCTTCTGGGATACCGCTATTAGTCAAAGTCCCAAAAATGGACTGAACCTAGATGCTGGCCATTACATCGCTGCTGGAAACACAGACCTGATTCCTTTGATAGAAAAACAACACAAGCATATTCTAAGTATGCATACCAAAGACCGGCAAACTCCTGCGAATGGGAAAGGTAATTTGGCCTGGGGCTCTGGTGATACCCCTATCCCTGAATTATTAAACTTGATGAAAACCAATAAATATAAGTTCCCAGCTACCATTGAATTGGAGTATCAAGTCCCTGAAGGATCTGATGCGGTCAAAGAAGTTCAGAAATGTGTAGAATTTTGTGAAAAGGCTCTTAGCTGA
- a CDS encoding Dps family protein, producing MNTNKATLENHLKLDNKAMTNLASNMNDLLSDYHIFYQNVRGFHWNVKGENFFELHEKFEELYTKLYQNIDDLAERVVTIGFKPKHAYSDYLKNSIHKEITDVSNGEECVKHVIDGLGILAKSHRKVAEEAGEAGDIATEDMLTAFVGDLEKRMWMFTMFVK from the coding sequence ATGAACACGAATAAAGCAACACTCGAAAATCATTTAAAACTGGATAATAAAGCCATGACCAATTTGGCTAGTAATATGAATGATCTACTGTCAGATTATCATATTTTTTATCAGAACGTAAGAGGATTCCACTGGAATGTTAAAGGAGAAAACTTCTTTGAATTACATGAGAAGTTTGAGGAACTCTATACGAAACTGTATCAAAACATTGATGATTTAGCAGAGCGTGTCGTCACCATTGGGTTTAAACCTAAGCATGCGTATTCTGATTATTTGAAAAACAGCATCCATAAAGAAATCACCGATGTTTCCAATGGGGAAGAGTGTGTGAAGCATGTCATTGATGGATTGGGGATTCTTGCCAAGTCCCATAGAAAAGTAGCTGAAGAAGCTGGAGAGGCTGGAGATATCGCTACAGAAGACATGTTGACTGCATTCGTAGGAGATTTGGAAAAAAGAATGTGGATGTTTACTATGTTTGTAAAATAA
- a CDS encoding sigma-54-dependent transcriptional regulator — protein MAKILVIDDNIDICQLLERFLTKKGYDVETTISGKNGLEMVKNTYYDLIFCDFKLRDMEGRDVLARVRIISPGTQVAIITGYADVKIAVEVIKKGAFDYITKPLIPDEIISLIERALAIQKEEKVNTVTLDKADTKANKKSQKSEANSDFLKGTGKESKKLYKEVKLVAPTNLSVVIYGESGAGKENIARLIHDQSERAGKPFIAVDCGALTKELAGSELWGHEKGSFTGAHAEKPGQFELANGGTIFLDEISNLSYEVQVGLLRLVQERKLRRIGGTKDKSIDVRIIVASNEDLRKAVQENKFREDLYFRFNEFSITVPPLRERKDDIEAFALHFLNLSNEELKKSVKGFDDEVMEVFKEYVWPGNLREMRNVIRRATLLTDGEKMTVSALPPEVVYARKFNFTDSGSESKSIKTSSNHTPVNLKDAAAEAEAEVLRKVLEEVKYNRTKAAKQLGIDRKTLFNKMKQYDL, from the coding sequence ATGGCAAAGATTCTTGTAATCGATGACAATATTGACATTTGCCAATTATTAGAGCGTTTTTTAACTAAAAAAGGCTACGATGTCGAAACCACTATTTCAGGTAAAAACGGTCTTGAAATGGTTAAAAATACGTACTATGACTTAATTTTTTGTGATTTTAAATTGCGGGATATGGAGGGGCGAGATGTGCTGGCAAGAGTACGAATCATTTCTCCTGGAACACAGGTAGCAATTATTACCGGTTATGCGGATGTGAAAATTGCAGTAGAAGTCATCAAAAAAGGAGCTTTTGACTACATCACGAAACCTTTGATTCCTGATGAAATCATTAGTTTAATTGAACGGGCACTGGCAATTCAAAAAGAGGAAAAAGTAAACACGGTTACGCTGGACAAGGCTGATACAAAAGCCAATAAGAAGAGCCAAAAGTCAGAGGCCAATTCTGATTTTTTGAAAGGGACAGGAAAGGAATCCAAGAAACTTTATAAGGAAGTGAAATTGGTAGCCCCTACCAATTTAAGTGTAGTCATCTACGGAGAAAGTGGAGCTGGTAAAGAAAACATTGCCCGCTTAATTCATGATCAAAGTGAAAGAGCAGGGAAACCTTTTATAGCAGTGGATTGTGGGGCCCTCACCAAAGAATTAGCGGGTAGCGAACTTTGGGGGCATGAAAAAGGATCATTTACAGGAGCTCATGCAGAAAAGCCTGGTCAATTTGAACTGGCCAATGGAGGAACCATATTCCTGGATGAAATTTCCAATTTATCTTATGAGGTGCAAGTGGGTTTGTTGCGATTGGTCCAAGAAAGGAAATTGAGAAGAATTGGGGGGACCAAGGATAAATCCATTGATGTCCGAATTATTGTAGCCTCCAACGAGGATCTTCGTAAGGCTGTTCAGGAGAATAAATTCCGAGAGGATCTGTATTTCAGATTCAACGAATTTAGTATTACTGTTCCTCCTCTAAGAGAAAGAAAAGACGATATTGAAGCATTTGCATTACACTTCCTCAATTTATCCAATGAAGAATTGAAGAAATCCGTAAAAGGGTTCGATGATGAGGTGATGGAAGTGTTTAAAGAATATGTTTGGCCTGGTAACCTCCGCGAAATGAGAAATGTGATCCGAAGGGCCACTCTCCTAACCGATGGTGAAAAAATGACCGTATCAGCATTACCACCAGAAGTAGTATATGCTCGAAAATTTAACTTTACAGATTCAGGTTCTGAATCAAAAAGTATCAAAACATCTTCTAATCATACCCCGGTCAATTTAAAAGATGCAGCTGCTGAAGCAGAAGCAGAAGTGTTAAGGAAGGTGTTGGAAGAGGTAAAATACAATCGAACCAAAGCTGCCAAGCAATTGGGGATTGATCGGAAAACATTATTCAATAAGATGAAGCAATACGATTTATAA
- a CDS encoding response regulator, producing the protein MKNNVILVVDDELEIRALLSRFLARKGYEVFSAGTLSEGRQLVNERNPNLIFLDVNLPDGNGLKELKKWAQDFDSLNVIMMSAFDHLEAREEAIKSGALHFLSKPFNLARLEQVIQKDIFNN; encoded by the coding sequence ATGAAGAATAATGTGATCCTTGTAGTGGATGATGAATTAGAAATCAGAGCACTATTATCTCGATTCTTAGCCAGAAAAGGATACGAAGTGTTTTCCGCAGGGACTCTTTCTGAAGGAAGGCAACTAGTTAATGAAAGGAATCCTAACCTAATTTTCTTGGACGTTAACTTGCCCGATGGCAATGGGTTGAAGGAATTGAAAAAATGGGCTCAAGATTTTGATTCACTAAATGTGATCATGATGAGTGCCTTTGATCATTTAGAAGCCAGGGAAGAAGCAATCAAATCAGGAGCCCTTCATTTCTTGAGTAAGCCTTTCAACCTAGCAAGATTAGAGCAGGTTATTCAAAAAGATATTTTCAACAATTAA
- a CDS encoding lmo0937 family membrane protein has product MSSLLYFIAVILLIGWLIGVFAYSATGLIHVLLVLAVIAVLFRLISGRGI; this is encoded by the coding sequence TTTATCGCAGTGATTCTCCTGATCGGGTGGCTGATCGGAGTATTTGCCTATAGTGCAACAGGATTAATTCACGTCCTTTTAGTATTGGCTGTTATTGCAGTCTTATTTAGGCTAATCAGTGGTAGAGGGATTTAA